The Mytilus edulis chromosome 12, xbMytEdul2.2, whole genome shotgun sequence genome contains a region encoding:
- the LOC139499392 gene encoding uncharacterized protein isoform X1, with product MSPINTMFIFIIICFTMSAVSCSHELRDVCTVEGDTLHCRWTGAGLYNTRIRLDVKKVVFERFFVAGQLDLANNRDLHSIEIKQGNSKCSNVLAAPETITIVNGIHCDNGVIASTTTTAATRVTPGSTLSIGTTDKQLKSTPHAQEEDKGLDNIKIILIMIFASLACVMLLSLMLFCICKKKRTAKTNFRQHQFSFNVDADSLSEIEIADFVNTPKKTV from the exons atgtcACCCATCAACACCATGTTTATATTCATCATCATTTGTTTCACAATGTCAGCTGTTTCATGCTCGCATGAATTGAGAGATGTATGCACAGTGGAGGGGGATACTCTCCATTGCAGATGGACTGGAGCAGGGCTCTACAACACCAGAATCCGACTAGATGTAAAGAAAGTCGTATTCGAAAGATTTTTTGTTGCCGGACAATTGGACCTTGCAAATAATAGAGACCTGCATTCAATTGAGATCAAACAAGGAAATTCTAAATGCAGCAATGTTTTAGCAGCACCAGAAACAATAACAATTGTTAATGGTATACATTGTGAT aatggaGTCATAGCTTCTACAACAACAACAGCAGCAACAAGAGTAACACCAGGATCCACATTGTCAATCGGCACCACTGATAAACAACTG aaGTCAACACCACATGCACAGGAGGAAGACAAGGGTCTAGATAATATTAAGATCATTCTTATAATGATTTTTG CATCTCTAGCATGTGTTATGCTCTTGTCGCTGATGTTATTTTGCATCTGCAAAAAGAAGAGAACTGCAAAAACCAATTTCCGCCAACACCAATTCTCCTTCAATGTCGATGCAGATTCACTATCCGAAATAGAAATTGCAGATTTTGTTAATACAccaaaaaaaactgtttaa
- the LOC139499392 gene encoding uncharacterized protein isoform X2 codes for MSPINTMFIFIIICFTMSAVSCSHELRDVCTVEGDTLHCRWTGAGLYNTRIRLDVKKVVFERFFVAGQLDLANNRDLHSIEIKQGNSKCSNVLAAPETITIVNGIHCDNGVIASTTTTAATRVTPGSTLSIGTTDKQLKSTPHAQEEDKGLDNIKIILIMIFEYILIAIYERLQEIINYFFPPRENNRRVAPAQQQPPRILRRSNRISIRPQRLTYD; via the exons atgtcACCCATCAACACCATGTTTATATTCATCATCATTTGTTTCACAATGTCAGCTGTTTCATGCTCGCATGAATTGAGAGATGTATGCACAGTGGAGGGGGATACTCTCCATTGCAGATGGACTGGAGCAGGGCTCTACAACACCAGAATCCGACTAGATGTAAAGAAAGTCGTATTCGAAAGATTTTTTGTTGCCGGACAATTGGACCTTGCAAATAATAGAGACCTGCATTCAATTGAGATCAAACAAGGAAATTCTAAATGCAGCAATGTTTTAGCAGCACCAGAAACAATAACAATTGTTAATGGTATACATTGTGAT aatggaGTCATAGCTTCTACAACAACAACAGCAGCAACAAGAGTAACACCAGGATCCACATTGTCAATCGGCACCACTGATAAACAACTG aaGTCAACACCACATGCACAGGAGGAAGACAAGGGTCTAGATAATATTAAGATCATTCTTATAATGATTTTTG AATATATCCTCATCGCAATTTATGAAAGGCTTcaagaaattataaattatttttttccaccaCGTGAAAATAACAGACGAGTAGCCCCAGCACAACAACAACCACCAAGAATATTGAGAAGATCAAACAGGATATCTATTCGGCCACAGAGACTAACCTATGATTAA